AGCTTGATATGCCAGTGTACTTGCATGAACGAGATGCCTGCGAAGATATGCTCTCAATTTTGAGTGACTATAAGGTGCGAGGTGTATTGCACTGCTTTACTGGTGACCAAGATGCATTACAAAACTACCTAGCTATGGGGCTTTATATTGGTGTCACGGGCTGGGTATGCGATGAGCGCAGAGGTGAGCAACTACAGGCCTTGGTACCGTCAATTCCTTTGAATCGTTTGTTAATTGAGACCGATGCCCCCTTTTTGATGCCGAGAAATATCAGACCAAGACCGAAATCTCGCCGCAATGAGCCTCAGAACCTTCCTTATATATGCCAGCAAATTGCTGATTTGAAAGGATGCGAATTTACTGATGTTGCAAAACACACTACACTAAACTTTTGGCAATTATTTACCACTAAGGGTTAAGATGAAGCGCCTATGGTCACTGTGTGGCGTACTCTTCGTTGTTGTTTTTACTCCCTGCTTGCTGGCTAACCCGATTACTGTTAGCCCACACTTTAAATCTCTGCATTCTCTTGATGTTGAGTACACGCTTGATCCTATTACAAAACAGCAAGCATTTACGAGTGATGCTGTACCTTGGCAAAAAAACCATGGCAACACTCTTAACTTAGGCATGAACTTAAGTCCTTTGTGGTTAAAAATGTCGATTCAGAATACATCACTACATGACTTACCACTGATCTTGTCAATTGATAACCCTTTACTTGATGAAGTGGATGTATTCCACCTCCAAGCTAGCCATGTTTTATTTAGCACAAAAATTGGAGATGCTCTTCCCTTAGAAAATCGGCAAATAAAAAATGAATCACTGCTTGTATCTCTAACAATTCCCAAAGCAAGCCATTCTATCGTTTATTTGAGAGTTAAAAATAACGGTGGCCTTAGAGTACCCTTAAGCCTTTGGAAGCCCTCAGAATACCTAAAACATAAAAGTAAGTTTAATTTACTCTACGGATTACTAGTAGGGTTCATTTTATCTTTAGCGATTACTAATTTGGTACTTTATGGTTTTTCAAGACGCAGTTATTTTGCTTATACAGGCTTTCTACTGATGTTATTATGGCTATCACTTACCTACTTATATGGCTTTGGGTATCGCTACCTTCAACCAAGTGGCACATCATTTCAACAATTAACGATTCCAAGCTTGTTTTTTATATGCTGCGCATTATTCGTACCTTTACAGCGTCATATTTTTGGTGCAGAGAAAAGTCGCTTGAGCCTTATTCAAAATTGGCTCGCATGGGGTGTCATTTTCATTACTTTCATATTGTGGTTTTTACCTGTTTATGTCGCGATTTCGCTCTGCTTATTAAGCTTGCCTATTTTATTAGCTGCCTTTATTGCTATCGCTATAAAACAGTTTAACCACGAATATAAACAGCCATCCATTGCATTTATTATTGCTATGTTAGCGTTCTGCTCAGCAATTATTCACAGCGCATTTGCCGTTTTTAATCCATACAACTTGTATATAAATGAGCAGTCACTCATCTTTATTTTCTTTTTAATTTGTAGTTTAAGCCTAAGCTATGCTGTTACAAAACTGTTTATAATGCAACGTGATGCAGAAGTAGCATTACAGCAGACAGCTCTGGCTGAAAGTAAAGCACAAGATAATCTGATGCAAGAACGCCTAAAACTTCAAGAGCAAGCTCGGCAAAATCTTGAGGCTAATATTGAGGAGCGTACTTTCGAGTTACAAGTCACCCTTCGCGAGCTAGAAGAAAAAAACCGGGAGCTTGAACAGCTCAATATGGAAGATGCGCTGACCAAAACCAAGAACCGCCGCTATTTTGATAAAAAACTGCTGATGGATATTCGCCGTTCTCGTCGTGAACAAACGCCATTGGCTATAATTATGATAGATATTGATCACTTCAAAGCAGTCAATGACACTTACGGCCATTTAACAGGTGATCAAACAATTCAAGCTGCCGCCGATGTCATCAAGCAGCACCTTAAGCGACCGCTCGATGAGGTCGCACGCTATGGTGGCGAAGAATTTGTAGTGCTATTGCCCAATACGCCCCTTACAGGTGCATTAGAAATTGCTGAACAAATACGCAA
The nucleotide sequence above comes from Pseudoalteromonas shioyasakiensis. Encoded proteins:
- a CDS encoding YchF/TatD family DNA exonuclease is translated as MSTSLVDAGVNLSNHQFDDIHDAVLQRAAEADVTQMLLIGCDLQSSQTSLKLAKQFNQYCTAGVHPHDAKTADKHLEEHLMTLSQNMEVVAIGECGLDYNRDFSPRDVQRSVFRRQLKLAEQLDMPVYLHERDACEDMLSILSDYKVRGVLHCFTGDQDALQNYLAMGLYIGVTGWVCDERRGEQLQALVPSIPLNRLLIETDAPFLMPRNIRPRPKSRRNEPQNLPYICQQIADLKGCEFTDVAKHTTLNFWQLFTTKG
- a CDS encoding diguanylate cyclase; this encodes MKRLWSLCGVLFVVVFTPCLLANPITVSPHFKSLHSLDVEYTLDPITKQQAFTSDAVPWQKNHGNTLNLGMNLSPLWLKMSIQNTSLHDLPLILSIDNPLLDEVDVFHLQASHVLFSTKIGDALPLENRQIKNESLLVSLTIPKASHSIVYLRVKNNGGLRVPLSLWKPSEYLKHKSKFNLLYGLLVGFILSLAITNLVLYGFSRRSYFAYTGFLLMLLWLSLTYLYGFGYRYLQPSGTSFQQLTIPSLFFICCALFVPLQRHIFGAEKSRLSLIQNWLAWGVIFITFILWFLPVYVAISLCLLSLPILLAAFIAIAIKQFNHEYKQPSIAFIIAMLAFCSAIIHSAFAVFNPYNLYINEQSLIFIFFLICSLSLSYAVTKLFIMQRDAEVALQQTALAESKAQDNLMQERLKLQEQARQNLEANIEERTFELQVTLRELEEKNRELEQLNMEDALTKTKNRRYFDKKLLMDIRRSRREQTPLAIIMIDIDHFKAVNDTYGHLTGDQTIQAAADVIKQHLKRPLDEVARYGGEEFVVLLPNTPLTGALEIAEQIRKAAEKTDIIVAGTTIKFTLSAGVYSAIAEDINNPSLFTDYADKALYHAKQSGRNRVVSYPLPN